A region of the Alphaproteobacteria bacterium genome:
TGGCACGGTTACTTTTGCCCCCAACGCAGCTTCATAGATCGTCAGTGGCAAGTCCAATCGAATATCCAATTCATCCCGTGTGAAATAGGGATGAGAGGCAACCAAGATTTCAATGATGGCATCTCCCGGCTGGCCCGCGCCGCCTCTGTGTCCCGGTTCGCCTTTGCCCTTAAGCCTCAGCTTGTCATGGTTTTTTGTACCGGCAGGAATTTTCAAGGATACAGGCTTGGGCCCACCAATATTGATTTGCTTAACGGTGCCTTGTGCCGCATCAATAAAACCAACTTTCAGCGTATACGTCCGGTCTGAGCCGCGTGCATGCGCTTCTTGCTGCGCTGATCGACCATAAGAGCGCCGACCGCCGCCCATGCCCCCACCAAAAATCGATGAAAAAATATCTTCTGTTGAAAAGCCGCTAGCGCCCCCGAAATCAAATCCTGCATCCGCAAAGGGATTGCCGCCTTGATGGCCAGAACCGCCGCCAAAGCCGCCAGCTCCTCCACCAAACGGATTTGTGGGATTGCCCTGATCATCGATTTGACCGGCATCATATTGGGCTCTTTTTTCTTTATCGGACAAAACATCATAAGCCGCGGTGAGCTCTTGAAACTTAGCGGCAACTTTTGGATCATTTGGGTTAACGTCTGGATGGTATTTTTTAGCCAGCCGACGATAAGCGGCTTTGATATCTTTATCCGAGGCCCCTTTTGAAAGCCCAAGGGTCTTGTATAAAGCATCAGACATGATTTGCTGCCTCCTTATCCTTAAGCAAGACCAAGTTTGGCTTGAACCTCTTGCCACTCCCGGGCTGAAAGCCCCATGGCCAATGGATCAATCTCTTCCCCTTTCAGCATTTTTTGAATCACCTTCAGAGCCGTTGCCGAAAAGTATCCACCATTCATGCGATGCTCAACAAAAGCCTCATAGCTTAAGGGCATCCATTTTTTCAACAGGTCCATCATCACATCTGCATAGACACGAATTTCATATTGTGCGTGGGAATCAGCGCGCAAAGAGAGGAAGTGCATCAAATTATGAAGGTTGGTTTTCCAGTACCACTGGGTATAGTAGCTCAAATTCAAATTCATTCGGGCCAATTCACGTGCGAGCCCTTTGTTCCCCTCTGTGATCATCTCACCCGTCTCACGATGGTTCAAAAGCTCTTCATACGTTTGATAAGACTGCTCAGCATCCCGCTTCAACAGATAAAGCGCTCGCTCTGCTTCAGCGCCTTCCAAAAGTTCTTCTCGTCCTTGTTTGTTAATGGTTGATTGCGCAGCCAGGTTGTCTTCGGTTGGCGTGTAAAACTCACGGTCCAAAATCGAATAACGGGCGGAATATTCATTAACACTGGCAGTCCGGTGCCGAATCCATTGGCGCGCCACAAAGATGGGGAGCTTGACATGAAACTTAATTTCACACATCTCAAACGGGGTTGTGTGACGATGGCGCATCAGATAATTGATCAATCCTTGATCGGCACTTTTTTTCTTCGTCCCTTTTCCATAGGAAACCCGCGCTGCCTGCACCACCGCTGCATCGTCGCCCATGTAATCCACGACCCGGATAAAGCCATGGCCCAGCACTGGAAAGGCTTGGCCCAAAACCGCTTCAAGCTCGGGGCTTGTCGCCCGTTTTGTTTGAGAAGTTTCTAATTCTGAGTGATCTGAGACGCTGTTTATCTGGGAAGTCATTTGTGTATTACCAACTATTGTGAATCGTTTTAAACTGAAAACCTTAATGCAAAAACTATACCACAATAGAAGACGCGTACAATACTCTAGTTATAAAATCTCAGAGCCAGCTCTCCAAAAACTTCGGTCGTTAAGGGGGCAGCATCTCAGTTTTATCTTTGATCAATCGATCACTTGTGTGATGTTTAAACCTAGATTAAGCATTCATGGATCTTGTCCTAGATAGATATTGTCTCAAACGAAACGCATCATGAATTTTTGAAACGATCTGCTCAACAAGAAAAAGGCCAGCGTTTTATTTCTAAAAGCCGGCCTTTCTATTTTGGCGCTGGGTCTTTCCCTTCTTAATTTCTAAACACCACTCATTTAAGATTTAATGAGCTTCTTAAGTTGGGGATATACCTCAGAGGTATAATGGACACAGGTCTTAATCCAATCATTTTGGTGAGCCTTTCTATCTATTTCTGGAACACCCAAATATCCCTCTAATTTAGCTTGGCATTTTTGTTTATTATCTTCCAAAATATGATCAGGGGTCTTAGAGTCACGACTCTTCCTACGTGTAGACATGCCTGCATTCAGCCCTACTTTAATTTTCTCGATAAAGAGAGGGGCTTCTGCATAGGTGGGTATTTTGCGCACCCAATAATTAAGGATCGGGTCTTGGTCAGCTCCGCTAATATCAGCGCCTCTTTTAATAAATTCCCGGGCCATTTTAGGTGTTCTGACGTAATAAAGGCCGGTTCTTCCAATCTGGTTATGCACATCAACAGAAGCGCCTTTATCTATCAAAAGCTCTAACATTTTAGGTGAGCGGGCTTCATGAATGGGGCAGCCGGGTTTTAATGGACAAAAAGAAACATCAATTGGATATAATCTAAGGATTTTCTTTGTACCTTCAAGATCATCCGCTTGAATCGCATTAATCAAATTCTCCATTTCACTATAAGTGAATACTTTCGGCTGGTCTTGATTTTGATTTGAGCATCCTGTCAGAATCAGAAAAGCACCTATTAAGCAGGTATAAATCATCTTATCGAATTTCATAGTAGCCTCTTTTAAGTTGTTTATATGTTAATTATATATTCATACATCCTTAAATATCTAGTTATAAATTCATCCTTGTTGTGGCCCCTCTTTTTTATTTCCCTTCATAGTATCGGGTCAGCGTTTATCTCTTTGTAAGTGGTTTGCGCTCCTCATCCCTGATTTGACTTTTATAAATTTTTGATCCATCATAACTTGTGGTTTAATCATTACTGGGAGACTTCTTAAATGTTATCTAACAAAACCTTTAACTTACTTAATGCAAAACGAATCTTAAAAGTTACCAGCTTCTTATTGATTCTGCTAGGGACACACACCAATGTACAAGGAAAGAAGGTATATTGGGGAACTATGAAGTCGTGTATAGTCAATGAATATATGGAGGACTGCTGGCTTACAAGTACGAGTCACTGTCACCATGCCTGTGGAGCGAGTGGTACTAAATTTAGCAGCTATGAAAGTTGTCGCCATCAATGTGACCGGTGCAAAGAAAAAGGGGGTGTTTATTTTGGCAAAAGGGTCCTTTTATCAAAAGATTCTACGTCAAAATCAGTATGTCTAAATAAACATAAGTATCCGTTGGATCAATATTGATAATGATGGTTAATAAAATGTTGGTTTATGAGTATGGGGTAGTGTCACCATGCATGTAAATCGAATGACGGTAAATTTAGTAACCATGAAAATAGACCTTTAAACTACTCACTCTCAATAGTTTGGGCGCTGTACCGGATAATTTCCCAAAAGATCTTGAATCAGTTTGTGGCTTTAATCCACCTCGTTCTACTTATACGTGTTGGGTTTCAATAATTTTTCAAGACCTGGGAAATAATCAGCCATAAAAATTTTAGCATCCCTAAGGTTTATTATTTCATGTTGTTTTAATGCCTTGGGGTTTTTGTGGCTATAACGCTCTATATATCGATGAGCTCTTCTTTTAAGATGCAACAAACGCCCGTAAGGCGTTTCTCCAAAATCATCTTTTTGATTCAGATCAGCGCCTTGTTCAATTAAATACTTAATAAGCTCTAGATTAGGGGAAAAATTCCAACTATTCCGGACCATTCGGTGCAGTACAGGCTCTCTCCCTTCATAATTTGGGGTTACTTTTGCTCCCTTACTCACAAAATATTTTGCTATTTCAACGCTTGTGAGAGGCATCGAAAGAACTGAATTTTTTTTAGGCCCGATGTCATTTAACTTCACACCATTTTCAACCATCAAATCGATCATTTCTGGTGTTTTTGCGTGCCTAATTGGATACCCAAATTATTATTATGGTAACTGTTCAAATCACCCCCCCCCCCTTATCTACAACATCTTTGATAAACTCTAGATCATTATCATTGACTGCTACAATAACATCACACGCTGAAATGTCTTTAGAGGGAATATTTTTAGCATCAGTTTCAAAAAGTGCCACGGTAACTAAAAAACACAGGAGGATTTTTCTAAAATCTTTCATAATTTTTTTTTCATATACGTTTTTTAAAAAAAATTAACAATAAATCACGCGCTTTAATATATCACCGTCAAAGGTTATTTTCGGAATGTTTTCTATGATGCCATATATTCTTAATGCCGAGGATACCTTAGTTCATCCTCAAAAAAAAACCCGCCCCAATTTGAGGCAGGTTTTTAGTGATAACAACTCGAGTGAGAGCTGACGACGGGGATTACATTCCCATGCCGCCCATTCCACCCATGCCGCCCATGTCAGGCATCGCTGATTTTGAGCTATCTTCTGGCTTATCAGCAACCATTGCTTCGGTTGTGATCATCAAACCAGCGACAGAGGCAGCGTCTTGAAGTGCTGTCCGCACAACTTTTGTTGGATCAATAACCCCAAACTTGAACATGTCACCATATTCAGCTGTTTGCGCATTGAATCCAAAGCTGCTGTCTTTGCTTTCCATGATTTTACCAATAACAATCGATCCATCATGTCCCGCATTTTGGGCGATCTGGCGAGTTGGAGACTGAATAGCGCGGCGAATGATATCAATACCGACGCGTTGATCATCATTTTCGAATTTCAGACCGGCAAACACAGTGTGTGCATGAAGAAGGGCAGAACCACCACCGGCAACAACGCCTTCTTCAACAGCAGCACGCGTTGCATGCATCGCATCTTCAACACGGTCTTTACGCTCTTTCACTTCAACTTCACTTGCGCCACCAACGCGGATCACCGCAACACCGCCAGAAAGTTTTGCCAATCGCTCTTGAAGTTTTTCGCGATCATAGTCAGAGGTTGTTTCTTCCATTTGGCCCCGAATTTCTTTACAGCGCGCTTCGATGGCAGCTTTGTTACCTGCCCCATCAACAAAGGTTGTGTTTTCTTTGTTGACTGTGATGCGTTTGGCTGTACCAAGATTATCAACCGTGATGTTTTCAAGCTTTTGACCAGTTTCTTCACTGACAAGTGTTCCACCTGTTAGAACGGCCATGTCTTCAAGCATTGCTTTACGACGGTCGCCGAATCCTGGTGCTTTCACTGCACATACTTTTAAACCACCGCGCAATTTGTTGACAACCAAGGTCGCAAGGGCCTCTCCTTCAACATCTTCAGCAATGATCATCAGTGCACGACCAGATTGCGCAACGCTTTCAAGAACGGGAAGCATTGGCTGCAGGCTTGAAATTTTCTTGTCATAAAGCAAGATGTATGGATTTTCAAGCTCACACACCATTTTCTCGGTGTTGCTGGCAAAGTACGGACTGATGTATCCACGGTCAAACTGCATACCCTCAACGACTTCAAGTTCCGTTTCAAAAGACTTTGCTTCTTCAACAGTGATGACACCTTCTTTGCCCACTTTTTGCATGGCTTTGGCAATCATTTCACCAATTTCTTTTTCACCATTGGCTGAGATGGTTGCAACTTGCGAGATCTCATCATCTGTTGTCACCTGGCGAGAGCGTTTTTTGATATCTGCCACAACAGCATTTGTTGCCAAATCAATACCACGCTTCAAATCCATGGGATTCATGTCAGCTGCAACTGCTTTCAGACCTTCGCGAACAATCGCTTGAGCCAAAACTGTAGCTGTTGTTGTTCCGTCACCAGCAAGATCGTTTGTTCTGCTCGCAACTTCACGAATCATTTGCGCACCCATGTTCTCGAATTTGTCTTCAAGGGTGATTTCTTTGGCAACAGACACACCATCTTTGGTTATCCGTGGCGCTCCAAATGATTTTTCCAAAACAACGTGACGCCCTTTAGGCCCCAATGTTACTTTCACCGCATTAGCAAGGGTATCAAGCCCCTTAAGCATTTTACTGCGTGCGTCTGTTGAAAATTTAACTTCTTTAGCAGACATATGTTTTCTCCTTAAATTAACTGTTTATAGATTATTGAACGATTCCGAAAATGTCGGATTCTTTCATGATGAGTAGATCTTCATCACCGATTTTCACGTCTGTGCCAGACCATTTAACAAAGATAACTTTATCTCCTTTTTTAACGGTTAACTGGACGAGCTTACCGTTTTCGTCACGGCTTCCCTCACCAACGGCAATCACTTCACCTTCGATTGGTTTTTCTTTAGCTGTATCAGGGATAATGATACCACCTGATGTTTTAGATTCCTGTTCTACGCGGCGAACAAGAACGCGATCATGTAGGGGTTTAAAATTCATTTTGACCTCGTTGTTATTAGATTTTTGATGTTTAGCACTTGATGTGCCAGTGTGCTAACATGTATATCTGCAAGGTGCCAACATGTCAAGAAGAAGCTGTTGAAAAATTTCTGCTAAAGCACGTAATGGTTATGAAATAACACACCGCGAGTAGCACAGGATATGACAGCGTCAAAAGCGCACTTTGTGAATACTCATGTAATAAGGATCCAATTAAGGGGGCCGTTCCAGCCAAAGCCGTACTTCCCACCGCATGGCCAATGGAGATCACCCGAAAACGATCCCGGACAGTGGTCCGCTCCATCATAAGGGGCATAATCGGCCCCACCATACCAAAAGTCAACACACCAAGGATACCAAATAAGAAAAGGGGATAATGATTATGAGCGGCGCAGTAAACCATAATGGCGATACAAATCACTAAACCAAATAAAAAAACCTTAATAATTGTAACTTTATCAATCTTATCAGCACAATATCCCAACGCTAACGTCACAGAGGCATACCCAAAAAGATAGGCATTGCTGATTTTCACCCCTTGTTTTTGATCAATAATTTCAAGAATATCCGCTAGATAACCATTTATAAAAACAGCCAGATAATAATAGATCGCGCCATTTAAACCCGCGAAAATAGCCATATAAATAATCAGTGTTTTATTTTTTTGAATGCAATCCCAAGTCGACAGCGCTTCACCATCCTGCAGAGCATGCGCAAAGTCTGGTGTTTCATCCATTGATAATCTCAGAAGAAGAATACCTAGGCTTAACACACCTCCCATAATGAAAAGCCATTGCCATGAAAATCCAAAGTCTAAAACAGAACCAGCCAAATAAGAGGCCATGAAAATCCCACCAGAACAGGATAAACTGGAAAAGCCATTGGCAAGAGAATATTTACGTTCTCCCCAATGTTCCATGGCAAACACACGAACCCCATCTCCCTCTGCACTAATACAGGCTCCTTGAAGCGTTCGTGCAAAAATAAGTAAAGCCGTTGCTTGCCAGCCAATCTCTGCATAAGAGGGCTAAAACCCAATCAACAATGTTGACAACAACATCCTCAAGATGCTGATGAAGAGGACTTTTTTCCGCCCATACAAATCCCCTATTTTTGACAAAAATATAGATCCGACGGGTTTGGCAGCAAACCCCATAAAGAAAACACCGAAAACACGAATAAAGGCCAAAGTCTTATTATGGGCAGATGCGGGGAAAAAATGAGTGTTGATTTCTGTCGCTAGAAAAGCGTAAAGCGTATAGTCGTAGTACTCAATAAAGTTCCCAGCAAGGGATGCAAAAGTTGATCTTAGTTTTTTGATAACGCGACCCTATCAAGATAACACAATCAAATTACTATATTTTTTGAAGCTAAGACAAGGAAACATTTTTTAAATTGGCTCCCCGGGCCGGACTCGAACCAGCGACCCAGTGGTTAACAGCCACTTGCTCTACCAACTGAGCTACCGTGGACCATTTATACTCATGTGTTTAACAAAGTTATTTTAAAAAATAAAGTACATAAATGCGATATGCATAAGAAAAGTGGAGGCCGGAACCGGAATCGAACCGGTCTACGAGGATTTGCAGTCCTCTGCATAACCACTCTGCCATCCGGCCTCATACCCACTTACCTACCCTATGGCTATCAATCAGGTCAAGTTTTTGTTAGAGTGCTCTCATGAATATATTAGAAATCACCCCCGACGAGCTTCAGCCTCTTTTAGAAAAAGGGTCTGTATGCCTTGTGGATGTCAGAGAACCTTGGGAAGTTGAAATGTGCTCGATAGAACCGTCCCTTAAAATTCCCCTTGGGCAACTCCCTGACAGGGCTTCTGAATTAGCTGAAAAATCTCCCCTCATATTTTATTGTCATCATGGCGTGCGTAGCCTGAAGGCTGTTCAAATACTTGCATCGGCAGATATTCCGGCAAAAAGCTTAAAAGGAGGGATTGATCTTTGGTCAGAAGTGATTGACCCTACGTGCCCAAAGTACTAAGAATAAATAAAGATAAACACCATGAATCAACAAAACACAGACAACCAAATGTTCAAAAAAAATCACTTTCTCTCATTACTGCTCTGCTTCCTTGCCATTCCTGTTTTGGGTGATGACAAACAAGTCGCAGACAAACCACAACAAAACAAGAAGCCTGAACTTTTATCACACAGTCTTCAAAGCGCCTTCAAAAACGCCTTAACGCTTCCACTCGCCGATACGCAAAGAGAAATTGCCAAAGAAGCCCTCATACAAGCCAAAGCAGCGCGATGGCCGACCATCAACATCGTTGCCAATGGCACCGGCGCTGTTAACGATACCAAGTCGGTGAGAAGGAGGCAGGTTAATGGGCGTGATCCAACGAAAAATAGAGTTCCACAAACCTCTGCTTCAACCACTCTTGAGATCACCCAAAACCTCTACACAGGGGGGGCTATTGACGGCAGAATTGAAGCAGCACAACTCACTGATATCCTTCAAAACAATAACTATCTAGAAGCTGAAAATAGTTTTGTACTTGAAGTCATCACATCCTTACTGAACATTTTAGAAGCGCGCGGCCTTTTAAAGGTTGCCTTAAGAAAGAAAGAACTTCTTGAAAAACGTGCCGATGATATGCAAATTCGAGCCGACTATGGCCTTGAAAGCATTACATCTCTGGAATCAACCAAGGCGGAGGCAGAACAGGCAAAAGCCGAATATAATGCCCAGAAAACCGCGGTAGATGTTGCTGAAAAAACCTACGAAATTTTAACTGGCTCTGAGCTTGATGAAGGAGAAATCGACATCCCCACGCCTGACCTGCCAGAATCTTTTGACCTTATTCAAGAAATGGCCTTTGCCAACAGCTATGAAACCAAAGCCAAAACATTGGGCGTTGAAATCGCTGAACAAGAAGCCGCTGCATCCGAATCCGTTATTTATCCTCAATTGTCCTTAACGGCATCTGGAGGTCGAAACTGGAGCGCCGCCAATGGGTCAACGACTCCTGGAAAAGTTGATTGGAGCCGTCAAGACAATGCATCCGTTACCCTTAAATTAACAGTTCCCCTCGATTACACCGGCGCTAAACATGCTCAGGTTCGTGAAAAAAGAACAGCCCATGCACAAAAGCGCCTTGATGAGCTTAACTTCAGACGTCAGTTTATTTTAAAACTTTTTCAAACATGGAAAAACTATAAAACTTCCCTCAGTAACAATGAAAAGTATCTGGCTCAAATCAAAGCAGCCGATCTATCTCTCGAGGCCGTCCAAGAACAATACAACGCAGGGACAATGAAATATCTTGATGTCCTCGAAGCGATCTCAAGGGCTGCTCAGTCAAACAATGCTTACATCAGAAATAAAAAAGCAGCCCTGTTGAGCGGCTACGAATTGCTTAAGAGAATGGGAACATTGACAACACATCTCAAAAAAGATGCTGAAAAAGAACAATTGAGTCATTCACAAGAAAGCCCATACTGGGACACTTCTCCCCGTCAGTATGCTGCTTTTGGTTGGAAAAATGATCCGGTTTTGTCTAAGATTAATTTTGAAAAACCCACCACAGAAAAAAAGAAAATCAATGAGTAATAACACCCAATCTCCCTCAAACGCCCATCCTGACATGTCTATGGATGAAGTGTTGGCATCCATCCGCAAAATCATTACCACTGATCATGAAGCTGCTGACGCTCAAGCCCAGAACTCAGCATCTCGTGATGATGAAATCATTGAGCTCACAAACGAAATTGCTGAGGAACCATCCAATGAAAATGAATATCATTCGGATGAAGCGTCTTTTGACCCAAAAATCACAGAGGAGGAATATATCTTCCGCCAAGAAACTGTCTCGGTGCAAAATGCTCCTCATCTGGATAAAGTATCTTTTGATCAGTCTCTCCTTTCAGAAGATGCATCGAATGCTTCCAGAAAAGCACTCGATGACCTCGCAAAAACCCTTGAGAGAAAACATGAAGAAGAAAAGCATCAAAAGCCTTCATCTGATAATGGTCTAGAAGCCCTAGTCTTGCGTGCCCTTAAACCAATGCTTAAAGAATGGATCAATGCTCATCTTCCACGGCTCATAGAGCAGATCGTTCAACAAGAAATACAAAAGCTAACTAAAAAATAAATTTGAAGTTCAGTCAGCAAAAAATCATGAAGAAAAAATCCGCCTTCTTTTTTGGGTCCTTCTCTCTTTTCAGCGTAGTTCTGGTGCTGATTTCCCTCATGTGGGTTATGATACTTTGGTCAGCACGCACATGAAGAAAACCATGAAGCAATGCGAGTTAGTCGTTGATGGTCTCAACATCTCTTTTGGTCACTTTACTGCCCTCAAAGATATTAACCTGTGCTTTCCAAAAGGAAGTCTAACGGCCATCGTTGGGCCCAATGGCGGCGGAAAATCAACGCTCATGAAATGCGTTACAGACCAACTTCAACCCACCAAAGGTCGTATCTGTCTTCATGGCACCTCTTCTGAGAATATTTCTTACGTTCCACAGAAATCTTTCTTAGATACGTCTTTCCCAATAACGGTTCATGAAGTGGCTGCAATGGGACTTTTGTCCAAAAAAAATCTTTATCGAGCCATTACTTCCGATCAGATTGAAAAACTTGATCAAACACTGGAAGATATGGGCCTTCAGAACCAAAGAGAGCAATTGGTTGAAACCTTATCCGGAGGACAATTTCAACGGCTCCTGTTTGCAAGGCTTCTCTTGCAAGATCAACCCTTAATTATTCTCGATGAACCCTTTGCTCACATTGACGAGCAGACAAAAGAAGTGCTGTTATCCATTATTCAAACTTGGCATCAAAAGGGCAAAACCATTGTGGTCATTCTCCATGAGCTTGATCTTGTTAAACGGTTTTTTCCCAATACCGTCTTGCTGGCTCGTGAAGTTATCAGCCATGGGCCTACAGATCAGGTTATGTCTGAAAAGAATATTGCAGCTGCCTTTAAAAAATTATTGGAAAATACGGCATGATTTACGATATTTTATTCGCTCCCTTTGAATATGCCTTCATGAAAAAAGCGCTCGTTGGATGCCTATGCCTTGCCATAAGCTGCGGCCCCGTTGGCATCTTCTTGATCTTGCGGCGCATGAGTCTTATGGGCGATGCCCTTTCTCATTCAATCCTACCAGGGGCCGCGCTTGGCTATGTGGTCATGGGATTATCTCTTCTCCCGATGGCGATCGGTGGTGTCATTTCAGGGCTTATCGTCGCCATTTTAGCCGGCATTGTCTCTCGATATACCATGATGAAAGAAGAAGCTAGTTTTGCCGGATTCTTCCTGATTTCGGTTGGCTTGGGGGTTCTGATTATTTCAACGCGAAGTAACTCCATTGATATTATGCATATCCTCTTTGGCAGCGCGCTTGCCATTGATCGTATCTCTCTTTATGTCATCGGCACTGTTTCCACCATTACATTATCAGTGCTGGCCCTTCTTTATCGCTCATTGGTCATGGAATGTT
Encoded here:
- a CDS encoding zinc ABC transporter permease; its protein translation is MIYDILFAPFEYAFMKKALVGCLCLAISCGPVGIFLILRRMSLMGDALSHSILPGAALGYVVMGLSLLPMAIGGVISGLIVAILAGIVSRYTMMKEEASFAGFFLISVGLGVLIISTRSNSIDIMHILFGSALAIDRISLYVIGTVSTITLSVLALLYRSLVMECFDPEFFRMIGGQGTRNHVIFLFLVVLNLVSGFQAMGTLLSLALMILPALAARFWSQKLFSIIILTTILATLSGYVGLTLSYHFNLPSGPAIVLVAGIFYLLSLFIGRRGSVLMYMKSKT
- the groL gene encoding chaperonin GroEL, which gives rise to MSAKEVKFSTDARSKMLKGLDTLANAVKVTLGPKGRHVVLEKSFGAPRITKDGVSVAKEITLEDKFENMGAQMIREVASRTNDLAGDGTTTATVLAQAIVREGLKAVAADMNPMDLKRGIDLATNAVVADIKKRSRQVTTDDEISQVATISANGEKEIGEMIAKAMQKVGKEGVITVEEAKSFETELEVVEGMQFDRGYISPYFASNTEKMVCELENPYILLYDKKISSLQPMLPVLESVAQSGRALMIIAEDVEGEALATLVVNKLRGGLKVCAVKAPGFGDRRKAMLEDMAVLTGGTLVSEETGQKLENITVDNLGTAKRITVNKENTTFVDGAGNKAAIEARCKEIRGQMEETTSDYDREKLQERLAKLSGGVAVIRVGGASEVEVKERKDRVEDAMHATRAAVEEGVVAGGGSALLHAHTVFAGLKFENDDQRVGIDIIRRAIQSPTRQIAQNAGHDGSIVIGKIMESKDSSFGFNAQTAEYGDMFKFGVIDPTKVVRTALQDAASVAGLMITTEAMVADKPEDSSKSAMPDMGGMGGMGGMGM
- a CDS encoding thymidylate synthase (FAD), which produces MTSQINSVSDHSELETSQTKRATSPELEAVLGQAFPVLGHGFIRVVDYMGDDAAVVQAARVSYGKGTKKKSADQGLINYLMRHRHTTPFEMCEIKFHVKLPIFVARQWIRHRTASVNEYSARYSILDREFYTPTEDNLAAQSTINKQGREELLEGAEAERALYLLKRDAEQSYQTYEELLNHRETGEMITEGNKGLARELARMNLNLSYYTQWYWKTNLHNLMHFLSLRADSHAQYEIRVYADVMMDLLKKWMPLSYEAFVEHRMNGGYFSATALKVIQKMLKGEEIDPLAMGLSAREWQEVQAKLGLA
- a CDS encoding molecular chaperone DnaJ; its protein translation is MSDALYKTLGLSKGASDKDIKAAYRRLAKKYHPDVNPNDPKVAAKFQELTAAYDVLSDKEKRAQYDAGQIDDQGNPTNPFGGGAGGFGGGSGHQGGNPFADAGFDFGGASGFSTEDIFSSIFGGGMGGGRRSYGRSAQQEAHARGSDRTYTLKVGFIDAAQGTVKQINIGGPKPVSLKIPAGTKNHDKLRLKGKGEPGHRGGAGQPGDAIIEILVASHPYFTRDELDIRLDLPLTIYEAALGAKVTVPTIHGKLSLKITAGSQSGQSLRLKGKGIEKEGRKGDQIVKLQIMLPEKLETDFETMMQKIQDQSPYTPRRDF
- a CDS encoding ABC transporter — encoded protein: MKKTMKQCELVVDGLNISFGHFTALKDINLCFPKGSLTAIVGPNGGGKSTLMKCVTDQLQPTKGRICLHGTSSENISYVPQKSFLDTSFPITVHEVAAMGLLSKKNLYRAITSDQIEKLDQTLEDMGLQNQREQLVETLSGGQFQRLLFARLLLQDQPLIILDEPFAHIDEQTKEVLLSIIQTWHQKGKTIVVILHELDLVKRFFPNTVLLAREVISHGPTDQVMSEKNIAAAFKKLLENTA
- a CDS encoding co-chaperone GroES, giving the protein MNFKPLHDRVLVRRVEQESKTSGGIIIPDTAKEKPIEGEVIAVGEGSRDENGKLVQLTVKKGDKVIFVKWSGTDVKIGDEDLLIMKESDIFGIVQ